ACCGTTTAAAAAAGGAGAATGATATGAACATGCTTCCTCTAATAATTTTCGCGGCAATTATTATCTTCTTTTTCGCCGCGACATCTCTTAAAATTGTCAGACCCTGGGAAAAAGGGCTTGTGGAGAGATTTGGAAGATATCAGAGAACAGTCAGCAGCGGACTCAACTTTGTATTTCCGTTCATAGAAAAGCTGAGAAGGATAGACCTCAGAGAACAAGTTGTAGATGTTCCTCCTCAATCTGTAATTACAAAAGACAATGTAGTTGTTGAAGTTGATGCTGTGGTCTACTATGAAGTGACAGATCCCGTTAAGGTCGCTTACAACGTGGCAAATTTTTATTTAGCTGCCACAAAATTAGCCCAGACAAACCTAAGAAATCTAATCGGTGATCTCGCCCTGGACGAGTCCCTGACTTCAAGAGAAGTCATCAACACAAAATTGAGGTTGATTCTTGACGAGGCCACAGACAAATGGGGGACAAAAGTAACAAGAGTAGAATTGCAGAGAATCGAACCGCCTTCAGAAGTAGTTGATTCGATGCACCGCCAGATGAAAGCCGAAAGAGAGA
This candidate division WOR-3 bacterium DNA region includes the following protein-coding sequences:
- a CDS encoding SPFH/Band 7/PHB domain protein codes for the protein MLPLIIFAAIIIFFFAATSLKIVRPWEKGLVERFGRYQRTVSSGLNFVFPFIEKLRRIDLREQVVDVPPQSVITKDNVVVEVDAVVYYEVTDPVKVAYNVANFYLAATKLAQTNLRNLIGDLALDESLTSREVINTKLRLILDEATDKWGTKVTRVELQRIEPPSEVVDSMHRQMKAERERRAMILEAEGHKQSVILKAEGDAESIKKVADAQKYQKITVAQGEAESIFIVFDSIHKGNPTNDLLAFKYLEALATISNGTATKIFMPYDSSAFLGSIASVGELFKK